The Gouania willdenowi chromosome 3, fGouWil2.1, whole genome shotgun sequence genome includes a region encoding these proteins:
- the scg3 gene encoding secretogranin-3: MALKCVCVFVFFQLLLLNVVIQISAFPTPTASTDDKTVHNRQLTEERPLPAQMIEADNVKAAVQSAERNQHSASKESDQDFTMLKSMADVQKSKEETQTKKEDQFIPDESDSTKSRRLTEDYDSTKSGMDYSKYQDDTESYHQVDGTPLTAEDIVQKIAKKIYEEDDRGVFDRIVSKLLKLGLITENQADNLEYQVAEALQDLIAKNAKNNEIEDAVSTDQDTKEIQNDQDSETKKDTWEPPRLGFSNDEAEEEDEEEVEDEAERDADEDGDNNWDKNTEEGNEVSPEDGLQDLQYFPNFYRLLRSLDSEQDTQERETLITIMKTLIDFVKMMVKYGTITPEEGVSYLENLDAMIAMQTKNKLGKSLGLPEFTGKRVDEDDNTKAEAAKMLKEYENLKDSTKEEQPSTETRQPGKSETYLEAIRKNIEWLKKHNKEDGKADYDLSKLKDFMDQQVDSYIEKGIIAKDEGNTIKRIYSSL, translated from the exons ATGGCGTTGAAGTGCGTCTGCGTGTTCGTGTTTTTCCAGCTTCTTTTGCTGAATGTAGTGATCCAGATTTCTGCCTTTCCCACACCAACAGCCTCCACAGATG ATAAAACGGTGCACAACAGACAGCTGACAGAAGAAAGGCCATTACCAGCACAG ATGATCGAAGCAGACAACGTGAAGGCCGCAGTGCAGTCAGCAG AGAGAAACCAACATTCTGCCTCCAAAGAGTCTGATCAGGACTTCACCATGCTCAAGTCTATGGCTGATGTCCAGAAATCAAAGGAGGAGACTCAAACCAAGAAGGAAGACCAATTCATCCCCGATGAGTCGGACTCCACCAAGAGCCGACGCCTGACCGAGGACTACGACTCCACCAAGAGTGGAATGGACTACAGCAAGTATCAGG ATGACACAGAGAGCTACCATCAGGTTGACGGGACGCCACTGACGGCTGAAGACATCGTACAGAAGATTGCTAAGAAGATCTATGAGGAGGACGACAGAGGAGTGTTTGACAGAATCGTCTCTAAACTGCTCAAGCTCGGGCTG ATCACTGAAAATCAGGCGGACAATTTGGAGTATCAGGTTGCCGAGGCTCTCCAAGATCTCATCGctaaaaatgccaaaaacaaCGAGATCGAAGACGCAGTCAGCACGGATCAGGACACCAAGGAAATACAGAATGACCAGGATTCAGAGACAAAGAAG GACACATGGGAACCACCCAGGCTTGGCTTCAGTAATGACGAAGctgaagaggaggatgaggaggaggtcgaggatgAGGCGGAGAGAGATGCAGATGAGGACGGGGACAATAATTGGGATAAAAACACTGAGGAGGGCAACGAAGTGAGCCCCGAGGATGGACTCCAGGACCTCCAGTACTTCCCTAATTTCTACCGCCTGTTGAGGAGCCTCGACTCAG AACAAGACACTCAGGAGAGAGAGACCCTCATCACCATCATGAAGACACTGATCGACTTTGTGAAGATGATGGTGAAGTATGGCACCATCACCCCGGAGGAGGGCGTCTCCTACCTGG AGAACCTTGATGCTATGATAGCCATGCAGACCAAGAACAAACTGGGCAAGTCCCTCGGGCTGCCTGAGTTCACCG GAAAGCGTGTGGATGAGGATGACAACACCAAAGCGGAGGCAGCAAAGATGCTGAAGGAGTACGAGAACCTGAAGGATTCCACTAAAGAGGAGCAGCCATCAACTGAGACCA GGCAACCAGGCAAATCCGAGACGTATCTGGAGGCCATCAGGAAGAACATCGAGTGGCTgaagaaacacaacaaagagGATGGCAAAGCTG